A genomic window from Methanovulcanius yangii includes:
- a CDS encoding minichromosome maintenance protein MCM, which translates to MGEDLDGVDFTDRASDWNKFLKKHYRRELGEIASQYPHLRSLEIDYRVLQKSGRTGLEIADELLKSPGKVIGDVRDAIRNNNLIFTKDEEEKVADVNIRFVNLPKKLPVRDIRSHHINTFVSVEGILRKTTEVRPRLTSAVFRCLQCGTLTPPYQQEYSRFQEPYRPCSQCERQTKMDLVPALSKFVDAQKVRIQESPEGLRGGEQPQTLDVDVVDDLTGTVAPGDRVIINGILRSVQRVSYGQKSTLFDVYLEANSIEVSEKEFEEVNISEEDEAAIMELSQDPELYTKVSRSIAPSIYGMTQVKEAISLILFGGIAKELPDGSHLRGDIHMLLVGDPGIAKSQMLRYVIQLAPRGIYTSGKSSTSAGLTATAVKDEFGDGRWTLEAGALVLADMGIAAVDEMDKMAKEDRSALHEAMEQQSISIAKAGITATLRSRCALLGAANPKMGRFDEYAPIAEQINMPPSLLSRFDLIFIMEDKPDAMIDRAISNHILKSHSVGELIEHTRKSPIEGVDEEYIRRQLEPVTPDIDALLFRKYIAYAKRNCFPIMSDDARDTLTDYYLNLRNMADENKPVPVTARQLEALVRLAEASARIRLSDSVDLSDAQRVITIIDNCLKKVAYDPESGTYDIDRLVTSYSKHSRDLIREIKEVVRELADQNGRAQMNDVVNELVKNGHNRDDILKRIDEMNRDGQLMQPRHGILKLLS; encoded by the coding sequence TCGAGATCGCAGACGAACTGCTCAAATCACCTGGAAAGGTGATCGGCGATGTCCGGGACGCCATCAGGAACAACAACCTGATCTTCACGAAGGACGAGGAGGAGAAGGTCGCGGACGTCAACATCCGGTTCGTCAATCTCCCAAAAAAACTCCCCGTCCGCGATATCCGTTCTCATCACATCAACACCTTCGTCTCGGTCGAGGGCATTCTGCGCAAGACCACCGAGGTCCGTCCCCGCCTGACGAGCGCGGTCTTCCGCTGCCTTCAGTGCGGAACGCTCACCCCCCCGTACCAGCAGGAATATTCGCGATTTCAGGAGCCGTACCGCCCGTGCAGCCAGTGCGAACGGCAGACGAAGATGGACCTTGTTCCCGCGCTCTCCAAGTTCGTTGATGCACAGAAGGTCAGGATACAGGAATCCCCGGAAGGGCTGCGGGGCGGGGAACAGCCCCAGACCCTCGATGTCGATGTGGTCGACGACCTGACCGGGACGGTGGCGCCGGGCGACCGCGTGATCATCAACGGCATTCTCCGCTCGGTGCAGCGTGTCTCCTACGGGCAGAAGAGCACCCTCTTCGATGTGTACCTCGAGGCAAATTCGATAGAGGTCTCGGAAAAGGAGTTCGAGGAGGTCAATATCTCCGAGGAGGACGAGGCGGCGATCATGGAACTCTCGCAGGACCCCGAGCTCTATACCAAGGTGTCCCGGTCCATCGCACCGTCGATTTACGGTATGACGCAGGTCAAGGAGGCCATCTCGCTCATCCTCTTCGGCGGCATTGCAAAGGAGCTTCCCGACGGAAGCCACCTCCGCGGGGATATCCACATGCTCCTCGTCGGAGACCCCGGTATCGCCAAGTCGCAGATGCTCAGGTATGTGATCCAGCTGGCACCCCGCGGCATCTACACGAGCGGCAAATCGTCCACCTCCGCGGGTCTGACCGCAACCGCCGTGAAGGACGAGTTCGGTGACGGGAGATGGACGCTTGAGGCCGGTGCGCTGGTCCTGGCGGACATGGGTATCGCTGCGGTGGATGAGATGGACAAGATGGCCAAGGAGGATCGCAGTGCGCTGCACGAGGCGATGGAACAGCAGTCCATCTCGATTGCAAAGGCGGGCATCACGGCGACCCTGCGGTCGCGCTGCGCCCTTCTCGGGGCGGCGAACCCGAAGATGGGTCGCTTCGACGAGTACGCGCCGATAGCCGAGCAGATCAACATGCCGCCGTCGCTCCTTTCCCGTTTCGACCTGATCTTCATCATGGAGGACAAGCCGGACGCGATGATCGACCGTGCGATCAGCAACCACATCCTCAAGTCGCACAGCGTCGGAGAACTGATCGAGCATACCAGGAAGTCTCCCATCGAGGGGGTCGACGAGGAGTACATCCGCCGCCAGCTCGAACCGGTGACACCGGATATCGATGCGCTGCTCTTCCGGAAGTACATCGCGTATGCGAAGAGGAACTGCTTCCCCATCATGAGCGATGATGCGCGGGACACCCTGACCGACTACTATCTCAATCTCCGTAATATGGCGGACGAGAACAAACCGGTCCCGGTGACCGCACGTCAGCTCGAGGCACTCGTCCGCCTTGCCGAGGCAAGCGCCCGGATACGCCTCTCGGATTCGGTCGACCTTTCGGATGCCCAGCGGGTGATTACAATCATCGACAACTGCCTGAAGAAGGTGGCCTACGACCCCGAGAGCGGGACCTATGATATCGATCGTCTGGTCACCAGCTACTCCAAGCACAGCCGTGACCTGATCCGTGAGATAAAAGAGGTCGTCCGCGAGCTTGCCGACCAGAACGGACGGGCGCAGATGAATGATGTGGTGAACGAACTCGTCAAAAACGGGCACAACCGCGATGACATCCTCAAGCGCATCGACGAGATGAACCGTGACGGGCAGTTGATGCAGCCCCGGCACGGGATACTGAAACTGCTCTCCTGA
- a CDS encoding dihydroneopterin aldolase family protein, whose amino-acid sequence MNPDKIQAAFEAGIKLGALYHQWVGTPISPATATSVETAIEKAVGLQPYVTGITVHIATEMMELNPFGYSELAGRMLDVIITTDVRGETCRAALRFDGQYPLMKILD is encoded by the coding sequence ATGAATCCTGATAAAATTCAGGCAGCATTTGAAGCCGGAATAAAACTCGGCGCCCTGTACCACCAGTGGGTGGGGACGCCCATCTCCCCCGCCACCGCCACCTCGGTCGAGACGGCGATAGAAAAGGCGGTCGGCCTCCAGCCGTACGTGACCGGGATTACGGTGCATATCGCAACGGAGATGATGGAGCTCAATCCCTTCGGCTACAGCGAACTTGCGGGCAGGATGCTCGATGTGATCATCACGACCGACGTGCGCGGGGAGACCTGCCGCGCCGCACTCCGGTTCGACGGGCAGTATCCTCTCATGAAGATCCTCGACTGA
- a CDS encoding TatD family hydrolase, with translation MQAFSFPVTDNHIHIDPAGGRGAEAVKDFRRAGGTHMMLVTKPSWSLGVHPVKGEDFREVFDMTLAVAEMCRENGVVAFPVLGVHPAEIGILTRRMPLEAAAAIMKDGLSLAGEYVAAGKAVAIKSGRPHYPVEEEVWEVSNDVLRHALEVAADTGCAVQIHSESGPCSDVVAMAERAGLPVERVVKHFAVPDTPLTPSLVAKHEAIPALIAEGRRFMMESDYMDDNSRPGAVVGPKSVPRFTRRMYESGVMSEDAAWRIHGETPSRVYGIDISLP, from the coding sequence ATGCAGGCGTTTTCATTTCCGGTCACCGACAACCATATCCATATCGACCCGGCGGGCGGCCGCGGGGCGGAGGCGGTGAAGGACTTCCGGCGGGCGGGCGGCACCCACATGATGCTCGTGACCAAACCGTCGTGGTCGCTCGGGGTCCATCCGGTCAAAGGCGAGGACTTCCGGGAGGTATTCGACATGACGCTCGCCGTCGCGGAGATGTGCCGGGAGAACGGGGTTGTTGCGTTTCCCGTTCTCGGGGTGCACCCTGCGGAGATCGGCATCCTCACCCGGCGCATGCCTCTCGAGGCAGCGGCGGCGATCATGAAGGACGGGCTCTCCCTCGCCGGCGAGTATGTCGCCGCAGGGAAGGCCGTCGCCATCAAGAGCGGGCGGCCGCACTATCCGGTGGAGGAGGAGGTGTGGGAGGTCTCCAACGATGTCCTCCGCCACGCCCTCGAAGTGGCGGCGGATACGGGCTGTGCCGTCCAGATCCACTCAGAGAGCGGGCCGTGCAGCGATGTTGTCGCGATGGCGGAGCGGGCCGGCCTGCCGGTGGAGCGGGTCGTCAAGCACTTTGCCGTCCCCGACACCCCGCTCACCCCGTCACTCGTCGCCAAACACGAGGCGATTCCTGCCCTCATCGCGGAGGGACGGCGGTTCATGATGGAGAGCGATTATATGGATGACAACTCGCGGCCGGGTGCGGTGGTGGGGCCCAAGTCGGTTCCCCGGTTTACCCGCCGGATGTACGAGAGCGGCGTGATGAGCGAAGATGCGGCGTGGCGCATCCACGGCGAGACGCCGTCGCGCGTCTATGGCATTGATATCTCCCTGCCCTGA
- a CDS encoding DUF424 domain-containing protein: protein MYLKIHRIQGKGEIVAVCDRELLNRTLCHGDITIHVSEKFYGTEEAGEAEVALALKNAGNINLIGNKAVSVAIECGILPEGAYILIDGIPHAQIYQA, encoded by the coding sequence ATGTACCTGAAAATACACCGCATACAGGGAAAGGGCGAGATCGTTGCCGTATGTGACAGGGAACTTCTGAACAGGACATTATGTCACGGTGACATCACCATCCATGTGAGCGAAAAATTCTATGGGACCGAAGAGGCGGGAGAGGCAGAGGTCGCCCTCGCCCTGAAGAACGCGGGAAACATTAACCTTATTGGGAACAAGGCCGTTAGTGTTGCGATAGAGTGCGGCATCCTGCCCGAAGGGGCATATATACTCATAGACGGGATTCCGCACGCCCAGATATACCAGGCCTGA
- a CDS encoding 60S ribosomal export protein NMD3, whose translation MNIQENFCPKCGGPTTNEGICDKCLAESIDWIVAEQRVVCTFCPTCGSMKQGNTWSDATPNRELLAEELALGALKVHPDVENLHFTVETYEPSPNRTKCIIHAEGTLYGIPVQETREVLVVWKKEQCDRCSRLSGGYYEGVIQVRATDRTPDIHERSRVESIAYSVEDGLQESGERLSFISRIDDIKDGVDVVISSHHIGDLITKQITNELGGKTTRHPKLIGEREGKKLYRITYLVRLPRYRRGDVIEIKNKYYEVRSVESGTIKVFDLQEGIMNVVREDDSYRIIGNVRDAEYAAVSFIDGDMAGILDPKTFMPITIPAYPWLHLSEGMDVRVMEDRENERIFPVG comes from the coding sequence ATGAATATTCAGGAAAATTTCTGCCCGAAATGTGGCGGACCGACGACAAACGAGGGGATCTGCGACAAGTGCCTTGCGGAGAGCATCGACTGGATCGTTGCCGAGCAGCGCGTCGTCTGCACCTTCTGCCCGACCTGCGGGTCGATGAAACAGGGGAATACGTGGTCAGATGCCACCCCGAACCGGGAACTCCTCGCCGAAGAGCTTGCCCTCGGTGCGCTGAAGGTGCACCCGGATGTCGAGAACCTCCATTTTACCGTGGAGACCTACGAACCGAGCCCGAACCGGACGAAATGCATCATCCATGCGGAAGGGACGCTCTACGGCATTCCCGTACAGGAAACCCGCGAAGTCCTCGTCGTATGGAAAAAAGAGCAGTGCGACCGGTGCAGCCGCCTCTCCGGCGGGTATTACGAGGGCGTCATCCAGGTCCGGGCGACCGACCGCACGCCGGATATCCACGAACGCAGCCGGGTCGAATCGATCGCCTACAGCGTCGAGGACGGCCTGCAGGAATCGGGAGAGCGCCTCTCCTTTATCTCCCGCATCGATGACATCAAGGACGGCGTGGATGTCGTGATCTCGAGCCACCACATCGGCGATCTGATCACGAAACAGATCACAAACGAACTCGGGGGAAAGACGACCCGCCATCCCAAACTGATCGGCGAACGGGAAGGCAAGAAACTCTACCGCATCACCTATCTTGTCCGGTTGCCCCGCTACCGGCGCGGTGATGTGATCGAGATCAAAAACAAGTACTATGAGGTGCGGTCGGTGGAGTCGGGGACGATCAAGGTCTTCGACCTGCAGGAGGGGATCATGAACGTCGTCCGCGAGGATGATTCCTATCGTATCATCGGCAATGTGCGGGATGCCGAGTATGCAGCCGTCTCCTTCATCGACGGAGATATGGCCGGCATCCTTGATCCGAAGACCTTTATGCCCATCACCATTCCCGCCTACCCGTGGCTGCACCTGAGCGAGGGGATGGACGTTAGGGTCATGGAAGACCGCGAGAATGAACGCATCTTTCCGGTCGGGTAA